Part of the Trypanosoma brucei gambiense DAL972 chromosome 8, complete sequence genome, CAATGGACTCACTACGCAGCGGAGCATCTCCATTGCCCTCAGCGGTCGGCTTCGGCCGGCGCACGAAGGCGTCGAGCGCGCCTCGCTGTGGCTCCACCCGCACAAGTGAACAAGGTGCCACAGCAGCCACACCACCACGGGCACCAGTGGGTAATGGGTTAAACGGCGAGGTTGAGGAATGAGGCTGCATCGGCTGGTTGGACCGTTGACTCTCCCTATCGCCTAGCATAACCGCCTTGGAGTGAATCTGCCGAATATCCATCTGCCTGCGAGCCGCAGACGCCTGAAGAGCACCCTGAACGCATTCGGACAGTTGCGATACAATTATTTCTTCATCAAGAAGACAGACCTCATGTTTTGTTGGGTGAATATTCACGTCCACCCTGTCAGGTGGCACCGTGACGAAGAGGACGGTAAACGGGCGGTTCCCGCGCACCAACACACCACTGTACACTGCGTCAAGAGCCCTGCGAATGGCCGTACTGTCCACCAGCCGATTGTTGACGAATACGCAAAGATACGATTTACGGCTAGCGAGTGTTATATCGCTGGTGTAACCTGTGATAAGGAAACGCCCTTCACCCGATGGTCCAGACGTTGCCAGCACACTCTCTGGCGTGCAGTTATCTTCGCTAGGTGATTCACCGGTGCAACGAACCTCACACAGGCGGGAAGCGACCTCCCCACCCCAGTGCTGACGGATGTTCGCCAATGTGTTGGAATCCTTggggaaacacacacaattcTTTGTAACACCAGCAACACTACCATCGGAGCGACGGCACGAGAACGCGACGCCCGGGAAGGCTAGTGCATAGCGAGAAACCACGTCTTCAACACGGCTACACTCCTCAGAAGGCCGACTGAACGCCCGGCGGCGGACAGCAGCATTGTAAAACATCTTCTCCGCTCGTATACATGTCCCCGGATTTCCGGCACATGGCTTCGGTTCCTCCTGCATCCGCCCGTCGACATAGTGGCAGCGCCACGCGACGGTGTCATTGTGGCGCATCGTGGTCACAGTTACTCGTGCCACGTATGAAATTGAGCACAGTGCCTCACCACGGAACCCAAAAGAACGAATGTTATTCAGTTCATCAAAAGCGCGTAACTTGCTTGTGGCGTAACGTTCGCACAGTAATGGGAGATCACCAAAACGTATACCATGACCATCGTCTGTAACCTGCAGCAGTTCTAAGCCACCATCCTGAACAACCACCTGAATGCACGTACTACCCGCATCCAGGGAGTTTTCCAATAACTCCTTCAGTGCAGCACTTGGACGCTGAACCACTTCGCCAGCGGCAATACGGTTGATAACATCTTCTGGTAGCCGCTCAATACCCCTC contains:
- a CDS encoding mismatch repair protein MLH1, putative, with product MRGIERLPEDVINRIAAGEVVQRPSAALKELLENSLDAGSTCIQVVVQDGGLELLQVTDDGHGIRFGDLPLLCERYATSKLRAFDELNNIRSFGFRGEALCSISYVARVTVTTMRHNDTVAWRCHYVDGRMQEEPKPCAGNPGTCIRAEKMFYNAAVRRRAFSRPSEECSRVEDVVSRYALAFPGVAFSCRRSDGSVAGVTKNCVCFPKDSNTLANIRQHWGGEVASRLCEVRCTGESPSEDNCTPESVLATSGPSGEGRFLITGYTSDITLASRKSYLCVFVNNRLVDSTAIRRALDAVYSGVLVRGNRPFTVLFVTVPPDRVDVNIHPTKHEVCLLDEEIIVSQLSECVQGALQASAARRQMDIRQIHSKAVMLGDRESQRSNQPMQPHSSTSPFNPLPTGARGGVAAVAPCSLVRVEPQRGALDAFVRRPKPTAEGNGDAPLRSESIEERAGGGVDAQVRSAGTGSSMKSQDTATGGNFQVARTADDGKAPSGLTCAASSSPAVTTVTDAEASSGSGARGWSENQSTGTLSMTPVLLLDTTDEDGEEVEYTMEHFKKHRKEVQDVVSSVIDTAGVGVGCGASDYIAAEDNKAAASTGDAAVRMVEGADSAGSQEEAGFLLLTSVSTIVSNIRAGTSQTAQSLFQNLAYVGVLKGHLFFAQSGTTLYVVDSLRLVRHVVYQRIFLRWATPSLSAVPQLSFEEPIHLSDLLSFALQNDVQLPPSQKRADGGPGSLLSRLGRRLCNWRYMLQDYFAVEISADGHLIALPLSMGTSWPPPLRAVPLFIWRLAAEVPYNAGEIECFTAIARHIAETLYGVQLHSSWLPNVIKDGIRQDDVPPFCDAIRFGLLPCATNSTFFVPPCDALVDGTVQAVVSVDELYKVFERC